In Zingiber officinale cultivar Zhangliang chromosome 1A, Zo_v1.1, whole genome shotgun sequence, a genomic segment contains:
- the LOC122038128 gene encoding cytochrome P450 93A3-like, translated as MEEAELQCFTVPILLVLVISLLVLIGRRQRRILRLPPSPVGLPIIGHLHLLSQIPHQSFHTLSQRHGDLLHLRLGSVPCLVASSASSAREILRTQELAFSDRLQFKIASYFAYGGSGFVFAHYGPYWRFMKKLCMSEFLGGRMLDLFLPIRRDELIALAQSLYDKSKEGRTTVDVSGELSRFVNNVISRMTMSRRSSKSEGESEEIRKMVDEMIDLMGKFNLADYIGIFKFWDLQGLDKRMEDVRRQFDHMMETILKEKEASKGKLGDGIKDFLDILMDTSKDSCAEVKLTKENIKAFVFDVFAGGTSSSVTAMEWALAELINHPNILQKARDEIDMVVGKKRLVAESDVPNLPYLQAVIKESLRLHPVFPLIIRKSIRESKIKGYDVPANTAVFINTWTIGRDPAQWSEPLEFRPERFTEEGRKTVDFRGQHFELIPFGSGRRACPGSFLALQLLQSALGMMIQCFDWGADGGETVDMAEGLSMTLARGRALLCTSAPRLNPLPLE; from the coding sequence ATGGAAGAAGCAGAGCTCCAGTGCTTCACCGTTCCCATCCTGCTCGTCCTAGTAATTTCATTGCTAGTCCTCATCGGCCGGCGCCAGAGGCGAATCCTCCGGCTGCCACCGAGTCCAGTCGGCCTGCCGATAATCGGCCATCTGCATCTCCTTTCTCAGATCCCCCACCAATCCTTCCATACGCTCTCTCAGCGCCACGGCgaccttctccacctccgcctcGGCTCCGTGCCCTGCTTGGTTGCCTCATCTGCTTCTTCAGCCAGGGAGATATTAAGGACGCAAGAGTTGGCCTTCTCCGACCGCCTTCAGTTCAAGATCGCGAGCTACTTCGCCTACGGCGGCTCCGGGTTCGTCTTCGCGCATTACGGTCCCTACTGGAGGTTCATGAAGAAGCTTTGTATGTCGGAATTCCTCGGTGGCCGGATGCTTGACCTGTTCCTCCCTATCCGGCGCGATGAGTTGATAGCGCTGGCTCAATCTTTGTACGACAAGTCCAAGGAAGGAAGAACCACCGTCGACGTGAGCGGCGAGCTTTCAAGGTTCGTCAACAATGTGATCTCCCGGATGACGATGAGCCGCCGATCCTCCAAATCTGAGGGAGAGTCAGAGGAGATCAGGAAGATGGTGGATGAGATGATTGATTTGATGGGCAAGTTCAATTTGGCAGATTATATTGGAATCTTCAAATTTTGGGATTTGCAAGGTCTAGATAAGAGGATGGAGGACGTCCGCCGGCAGTTCGATCACATGATGGAGACGATCTTGAAGGAGAAGGAGGCTTCGAAGGGAAAACTAGGAGATGGAATAAAGGATTTTCTGGATATATTGATGGATACCTCAAAGGATTCTTGCGCAGAAGTGAAACTGACAAAGGAGAACATAAAAGCCTTCGTGTTTGATGTCTTCGCCGGTGGAACCAGCTCCTCGGTCACTGCCATGGAATGGGCACTGGCGGAGCTCATCAACCATCCAAACATCCTGCAGAAGGCGCGAGATGAGATCGACATGGTAGTCGGTAAGAAAAGGCTGGTGGCTGAGTCCGACGTGCCCAACCTCCCGTACTTGCAGGCTGTCATCAAAGAATCGCTAAGGCTGCACCCCGTCTTCCCTCTAATCATTCGGAAATCTATCAGGGAGAGCAAGATTAAAGGTTACGACGTTCCGGCAAACACGGCGGTCTTCATCAATACCTGGACCATTGGGAGGGACCCGGCGCAGTGGTCGGAACCACTGGAGTTCCGGCCAGAGAGGTTCACGGAAGAGGGAAGGAAGACGGTGGATTTCAGGGGTCAGCACTTCGAGCTGATACCGTTCGGGAGTGGGCGGAGAGCTTGTCCAGGGTCGTTCCTAGCGCTGCAGCTTCTACAATCTGCGCTCGGAATGATGATACAGTGCTTCGATTGGGGGGCGGACGGCGGAGAGACTGTGGACATGGCTGAAGGACTGAGCATGACACTCGCCAGGGGAAGAGCTTTGCTTTGCACGTCGGCGCCGCGCTTAAATCCGTTACCGTTGGAATAA